A single window of Kiloniellales bacterium DNA harbors:
- a CDS encoding FAD-dependent oxidoreductase: MGEILRTDICVIGGGSGGLSVAAGAAQMGARTVLIEKSEMGGDCLNTGCVPSKALIAAAEAAETVRRSGVFGVNGHEPEIDFAKVHGHVHGVIAAIAPHDSVERFEGLGVRVIKGAARFTGPKEVEVEGHRIRARRFVIATGSSPALPPIPGLDEVPFLTNETIFDLKERPGHLIVIGGGPIGAELAQAQRRLGARVTLLEVASLMGKEDPEAAEVVRRRLIAEGVDVHEGIRIESLARKGNGIAASVKAGDESREIEGSHLLIAAGRRPNVNGLGLQAAEIDFSSRGIVVDSRLRTSNRKIFAIGDVIGGYQFTHMAGYHAGIVIRNALFALPAKVKDNAVPWVTYTDPEVAQVGLTEAEARERHGEAVGVSRWSFAENDRAQAERATEGFVKVVTGKRGRILGVTLVGRHAGELLQPWVLAITQGLKIGAMAGIIAPYPTLGEINKRAAGAYFTEALFGPRTRRLVGLLQRLP, translated from the coding sequence ATGGGAGAGATCCTCCGCACGGACATCTGCGTCATCGGCGGCGGCTCCGGCGGCCTTTCGGTGGCCGCGGGCGCGGCCCAGATGGGCGCCCGCACCGTCCTGATCGAGAAGAGCGAGATGGGCGGCGACTGCCTGAACACCGGCTGCGTCCCCTCCAAGGCCCTGATCGCCGCCGCCGAGGCGGCCGAGACCGTCCGCCGTAGCGGCGTCTTCGGGGTCAACGGCCACGAGCCGGAGATCGACTTCGCCAAGGTGCACGGCCACGTCCACGGCGTGATCGCGGCCATCGCACCGCACGACTCCGTCGAGCGCTTCGAGGGCCTGGGCGTCCGGGTGATCAAGGGCGCCGCCCGCTTTACCGGGCCCAAGGAAGTCGAGGTCGAAGGGCATCGTATCCGCGCCCGGCGCTTCGTGATCGCCACCGGTTCCTCCCCGGCCCTGCCGCCGATCCCGGGCCTCGACGAGGTGCCCTTCCTGACCAACGAGACCATCTTCGACCTCAAGGAGCGGCCGGGCCACCTGATCGTCATCGGCGGCGGCCCGATCGGCGCCGAGCTGGCCCAGGCCCAGCGCCGCCTGGGCGCCCGCGTCACCCTGCTCGAGGTCGCCAGCCTGATGGGCAAGGAGGACCCGGAGGCCGCGGAGGTCGTGCGCCGGCGCCTGATCGCGGAAGGCGTCGACGTCCACGAAGGCATCCGGATCGAGTCCCTGGCCCGGAAGGGCAACGGCATCGCCGCCAGCGTCAAGGCCGGGGACGAGTCCCGGGAGATCGAGGGATCGCATCTCCTGATCGCCGCCGGCCGTCGGCCCAACGTCAACGGCCTGGGCCTGCAGGCGGCGGAGATCGACTTCTCCTCCCGCGGCATTGTCGTCGACAGCCGCCTGCGCACCAGCAACCGCAAGATCTTCGCCATCGGCGACGTAATTGGCGGCTACCAGTTCACCCACATGGCCGGCTACCACGCGGGGATCGTCATCCGCAACGCGCTCTTCGCCCTACCGGCCAAGGTCAAGGACAACGCCGTGCCCTGGGTGACCTACACCGACCCCGAGGTCGCCCAGGTCGGCCTGACCGAGGCCGAGGCGCGGGAGCGGCACGGCGAGGCCGTAGGGGTGTCGCGCTGGTCCTTCGCCGAGAACGACCGGGCCCAGGCAGAGCGCGCCACTGAAGGCTTCGTCAAGGTCGTGACCGGCAAGCGCGGCCGGATCCTGGGCGTCACCCTGGTCGGCCGCCACGCCGGCGAATTGCTGCAGCCCTGGGTCCTGGCGATCACCCAGGGACTCAAGATCGGCGCCATGGCCGGGATCATCGCGCCCTACCCGACCCTCGGCGAGATCAACAAGCGCGCCGCCGGCGCCTACTTCACGGAGGCGCTCTTCGGCCCCCGGACCCGCCGCCTGGTCGGGCTTCTACAGCGCCTGCCCTGA